From the genome of Xiphophorus hellerii strain 12219 chromosome 11, Xiphophorus_hellerii-4.1, whole genome shotgun sequence, one region includes:
- the stk10 gene encoding serine/threonine-protein kinase 10, with translation MAFAKFSKIILKKKLKQYEHVSRDVNPNDIWEIVGELGDGAFGKVYKACNKETGVLAAAKVIETKCEEELEDYMVEIDILAKCDHHYIVKLLDAFYYENKLWIMIEFCAGGAMDANMLELDRGLTEKQIRVVCRQMLEALNYLHHMKIIHRDLKAGNVLLTLEGDIKLADFGVSAKNTKTLQRRDSFIGTPYWMAPEVVMCETMKDAPYDYKADIWSLGITLIELAQIEPPHHELNPMRVLLKVAKSEPPTLDQPSKWSRDFNDFLRKALDRNPEIRPSAAQLLEHPFVKTVTSNRPLIELVAEAKAEVMEEIEDNREEGEDDDTMDLIEPPEKEPCQTSQTSLDEDQSADTPSPTTPSPVPLPRRLARPGMPAEEHQASVPVPLPRFAVSHKDPEEVGRRLADEVLESEKAESEASTKTSSSDSGIEDGKITPTMEEEKAALETPENEQSPPYETTTEKLDIMISQHIPRVHISEERMTGIRDSPTPSSSPNMTPGSTPTPSFAASPVPQTHDTLNDTISKGMADRPSIGRSAEPASPQANGRNHNRNSLTGSMGSDSMSIKQENFTISARDFSSKTLKRTRKFVVDGVELEVTTSKIIRDDEKKDEEMRFLRRQELRELRLLQKEEQRAQAVLNGKLESQKEQIQKRFDQEIHAKKKHFDTELENMEKHQKQTIEKIETEHSVKLKEETKRIKTEQDREYHKFMDQLKHKKKEVKHSVDKMPRSERKDTLKQRMSFFQETKLKQEEKFVSDQKNFLDTTLKMILSNNKREIAETERECLNKKQELIREREATLWDMEEKNLLDKHQLLKQQMKDQYFLQRHLLLKKHEKEQEQMQSYNQRMIELLKNRQQQEKTRLPKIQRNEAKTRMTMFKKSLRINLTGSASEDRDKVKQFSQQEQKRQKAERQHQQQKHENQLKEMMGQCESNIRELQQLQNEKCHMLIENETQRLKHLDEQHAKQMKEWREQLRVRKKEIEDELSAKKRDQEAFFMMKESIDNSNPSSPHKLSKFVPYLDSSTV, from the exons GCCTGTAACAAGGAGACTGGGGTTCTGGCTGCAGCCAAAGTGattgagacaaaatgtgaggaggagctggaagacTACATGGTGGAGATTGACATCCTGGCTAAATGTGACCACCACTACATCGTCAAGCTCCTCGATGCGTTTTACTATGAGAACAAACTCTGG ATCATGATTGAATTCTGCGCTGGAGGTGCTATGGATGCTAACATGCTAG AGTTGGATCGTGGACTAACTGAGAAACAGATCAGAGTGGTCTGTCGACAGATGTTAGAGGCTCTAAACTACCTCCACCATATGAAGATCATCCACAGAGACCTGAAGGCTGGTAACGTCCTCCTCACCCTGGAAGGGGACATCAAACTGG CGGATTTTGGCGTctctgcaaaaaatacaaaaacgttACAGAGGAGAGATTCTTTCATTGGGACGCCATATTG GATGGCTCCAGAGGTGGTGATGTGTGAGACGATGAAGGACGCTCCTTACGACTACAAGGCCGACATCTGGTCTCTTGGAATCACATTGATCGAGCTCGCACAAATCGAACCCCCTCACCATGAGCTCAACCCAATGAGGGTCCTGCTGAAGGTCGCCAAGTCAGAACCCCCAACCCTGGATCAGCCTAGTAAATG GTCGAGGGATTTTAATGACTTCTTGAGGAAAGCTTTGGATAGGAACCCAGAGATTCGCCCCAGTGCAGCACAGCTGTTGGAG CACCCTTTTGTGAAGACGGTGACCTCCAACCGTCCACTGATAGAGCTGGTGGCCGAGGCCAAAGCTGAGGTCATGGAGGAAATCGAAGACAAtagagaggaaggagaggacGACGACACAATGGATCTCATTGAG CCACCAGAAAAGGAGCCATGCCAGACGAGTCAGACCAGTTTGGATGAAGATCAGTCGGCGGACACTCCAAGCCCCACCACACCCTCACCTGTACCTTTACCCAGGAGACTGGCTCGGCCCGGCATGCCAGCAGAGGAACACCAAGCCTCAGTGCCTGTCCCCTTGCCACGCTTCGCCGTCTCTCACAAAGATCCAGAGGAGGTGGGGCGCCGGCTGGCTGATGAGGTACTGGAGTCTGAGAAAGCTGAGAGCGAGGCCTCAACAAAGACCTCCAGCTCCGACTCTGGCATTGAGGATGGAAAGATTACCCCCACaatggaggaggagaag GCGGCTTTAGAGACACCAGAGAATGAACAGTCACCCCCATATGAGACGACTACAGAAAAACTTGACATTATGATCAGCCAGCACATACCAAGGGTCCATATATCTGAGGAAAGGATGACTGGCATCAGAGACTCACCCACTCCAAGCTCGAGTCCCAACATGACTCCTGGGTCCACTCCCACCCCATCCTTTGCTGCTTCCCCGGTACCACAAACTCACGATACCCTGAACGACACAATAAGCAAAGGAATGGCAGATCGTCCGTCGATAGGAAGGAGCGCGGAGCCGGCCTCGCCGCAAGCCAACGGAAGGAATCACAATCGGAACTCGTTAACGGGCAGCATGGGATCAGACAGCATGTCGATTAAACAGGAGAACTTCACCATATCTGCAAGA GACTTTTCCAGCAAGACCCTAAAGCGAACCAGAAAGTTTGTTGTGGATGGCGTGGAGCTGGAGGTGACCACTTCAAAGATCATCCGTGACGATGAGAAGAAAGATGAGGAGATGAGATTTCTGag gcgCCAGGAGCTGCGTGAGCTCCGTTTGCTGCAGAAGGAAGAGCAACGCGCTCAGGCTGTTCTCAACGGAAAGCTGGAATCCCAGAAGGAACAAATCCAGAAACGCTTTGACCAGGAAATACAT GCCAAGAAGAAGCATTTTGATACAGAGCTGGAGAATATGGAGAAACATCAGAAGCAAACTATTGAGAAGATAGAGACAGAACACAGCGTTAAACTCAAGGAAGAAACCAAACGCATCAAAACAGAGCAAGACCGAGAATACCACAAATTTATGGATCAACTAAAACATAAGAAGAAGGAG GTTAAACATTCAGTTGACAAGATGCCTCGGAGTGAGCGTAAAGACACCTTAAAGCAGCGCATGAGCTTCTTCcaggaaacaaaactgaaacag gaggaGAAATTTGTGTCGGACCAGAAAAACTTCCTAGATACAACACTGAAAATGATCCTCTCCAACAACAAGAGGGAGATCGCAGAAACTGAGAGAGAATGTCTCAACAAGAAGCAAGAACTCATCAGAG AGCGAGAGGCCACATTATGGGACATGGAGGAGAAGAACCTCTTAGACAAACACCAGCTATTGAAGCAGCAAATGAAAGACCAGTACTTCCTTCAGAGGCATCTACTTCTAAAGAAACACGAAAAG GAGCAAGAACAAATGCAGTCCTACAACCAGCGCATGATTGAGCTGCTGAAGAAcaggcagcagcaggagaaaaccCGGCTGCCAAAAATCCAGCGTAATGAGGCAAAGACTCGCATGACAATGTTCAAGAAGAGTCTGCGCATCAATTTGACGGGCAGCGCCTCAGAGGACAGAGACAAGGTCAAGCAG TTTTCTCAGCAGGAGCAGAAGCGGCAGAAGGCAGAGaggcagcatcagcagcaaaaACACGAGAACCAGCTGAAGGAGATGATGGGCCAGTGCGAAAGCAACATcagggagctgcagcagctgcag AATGAAAAGTGCCACATGCTGATTGAGAATGAGACTCAGAGGCTGAAGCATCTGGATGAGCAGCATGCAAAGCAGATGAAGGAGTGGAGGGAGCAGCTGAGAGTCAGGAAGAAG GAAATTGAGGATGAGCTGAGCGCAAAGAAGAGGGACCAGGAAGCTTTCTTCATGATGAAAGAGAGCATCGATAATTCAAACCCCAGCTCTCCCCACAAACTCTCCAAGTTTGTGCCTTACTTGGACTCGTCCACCGTATGA